A stretch of Geomonas oryzisoli DNA encodes these proteins:
- a CDS encoding PTS sugar transporter subunit IIA: MIGLLLVAHAGVASELLTAAEMIVGKLELAEAVGIAHDASAADVMAAIKDAVSRVSGDGAIIMTDMFGGTPSNMSISFLQEGKVEVLTGVNLPMLIRFTQERNRCSVGELALKLKESAQEGITVAGDFLKK, from the coding sequence ATGATAGGACTGCTTTTGGTAGCACATGCCGGCGTGGCCAGTGAGCTTCTGACCGCGGCGGAGATGATAGTAGGAAAGTTGGAACTGGCCGAGGCGGTGGGCATCGCCCACGACGCGTCGGCTGCGGACGTCATGGCCGCCATCAAGGACGCGGTGTCCCGCGTCTCCGGAGACGGCGCCATCATCATGACCGACATGTTCGGCGGCACTCCCTCCAACATGAGCATCTCGTTTTTGCAGGAAGGCAAGGTCGAGGTGCTTACCGGCGTGAACCTCCCGATGCTGATCCGCTTCACCCAGGAGCGCAACCGCTGCAGCGTCGGCGAACTGGCTCTGAAGCTCAAGGAGAGCGCCCAGGAAGGGATCACGGTAGCCGGGGATTTCCTCAAAAAGTAA
- the rapZ gene encoding RNase adapter RapZ, whose protein sequence is MRIVIITGLSGSGKSTAVKALEDEGFFCLDNLPVSLVSTFIELVEHSREDIKDVALVMDIRSRDFIKGYDQVFQAISSAGHSVKIFYFDATDEVLIRRFSETRRRHPALEGASVPDGIRFERDQLAGLRRIATAIIDTSEMNVHRLKEVVIGLVKGGEGALEMQVNLQSFGFRYGLPLESDLVMDVRFLPNPYFVAELRPYSGLEPGVRDYVLKQKETVVFLERFRDMLEFLLPGYRREGKSYLSVSIGCTGGRHRSVAIAEELYHYFRQRNVNIKISHRDIEKGLG, encoded by the coding sequence ATGCGCATCGTCATCATAACCGGCCTGTCAGGCTCGGGAAAATCGACGGCGGTGAAGGCGCTGGAGGACGAAGGGTTCTTCTGCCTGGACAACCTGCCGGTCTCCCTGGTGAGCACCTTCATCGAACTGGTGGAGCACTCCCGCGAGGACATCAAGGACGTGGCGCTGGTGATGGACATCAGGAGCCGCGACTTCATCAAGGGGTACGACCAGGTGTTTCAGGCCATCTCCTCGGCCGGGCACAGCGTCAAGATCTTCTATTTCGACGCCACCGACGAGGTGCTGATCCGACGCTTCTCCGAGACCAGGCGCCGCCATCCCGCCCTGGAAGGGGCGAGCGTCCCCGACGGCATCCGCTTCGAGCGCGACCAGCTGGCGGGGCTGCGGCGCATCGCCACCGCGATCATCGACACCTCCGAGATGAACGTACACCGCCTGAAAGAGGTGGTGATCGGCTTGGTGAAGGGGGGCGAGGGAGCACTGGAGATGCAGGTGAACCTGCAGTCCTTCGGCTTTCGCTACGGACTCCCCCTGGAGAGCGACCTGGTCATGGACGTGCGCTTTCTCCCCAACCCGTACTTCGTGGCGGAACTGCGCCCCTATTCCGGCCTGGAGCCGGGGGTGCGCGACTACGTACTGAAGCAGAAGGAGACCGTGGTGTTCCTGGAGCGTTTCCGGGACATGCTGGAATTCCTGCTGCCCGGGTACCGCAGGGAAGGGAAGTCCTACCTGTCGGTTTCCATCGGCTGCACCGGCGGCAGGCACCGCTCGGTGGCCATCGCAGAAGAGCTGTACCACTACTTCCGGCAGCGGAACGTGAACATAAAAATCTCTCACAGGGATATAGAGAAGGGGCTGGGATGA
- the hprK gene encoding HPr(Ser) kinase/phosphatase, with protein sequence MSLSIKDLLEDKAYGLDLQLLCGEEGLSNRLYSSRIQKPGLALTGYTEHLHPDRVQVLGNTEISYLSQIPEEVGARHIEKLCSYPIACFIVTKGLDPPEFLKRSAEAAGIPLLVTHHQSSTFISLITKFLEESLLPSTHIHGVLVDVLGVGVLLLGKSGIGKSECALDLVIRGHRLVADDVIHIKKKMPAALVGQAGETIQYHMEIRGLGIINIKDLYGVSSIREKKIIDMVLELMEWDANQEYERLGIDEPVKTILGVDLPHVKIPVRPGRNLTSIIEVAARNFLLKGMGYHSAREFHEKLLARLEFRPLGNEVE encoded by the coding sequence ATGAGCCTCAGCATCAAGGACCTGTTGGAAGACAAGGCTTACGGCCTGGACCTGCAGCTTCTGTGCGGTGAAGAGGGCCTCTCTAACCGGCTCTACAGCTCCCGCATCCAAAAACCCGGCCTGGCCCTTACCGGCTACACGGAGCACCTGCATCCGGACCGGGTCCAGGTACTGGGCAACACCGAGATCTCCTACTTAAGCCAGATCCCCGAGGAGGTCGGCGCACGGCACATCGAGAAGCTCTGCAGCTACCCCATCGCGTGCTTCATCGTCACCAAGGGGCTGGACCCCCCGGAGTTCCTGAAGCGTTCAGCAGAGGCCGCCGGGATCCCGCTGCTGGTGACCCACCACCAGTCCTCCACCTTCATCAGCCTGATCACCAAGTTCCTCGAAGAGAGCCTGCTCCCCTCGACCCACATCCACGGCGTGCTGGTCGACGTCCTTGGGGTCGGCGTGCTCCTGTTGGGCAAGAGCGGCATCGGCAAGAGCGAGTGCGCCCTGGACCTCGTTATCCGTGGGCATCGCCTGGTGGCCGACGACGTGATCCACATCAAGAAGAAGATGCCGGCGGCGCTGGTGGGTCAGGCGGGGGAGACCATCCAGTACCACATGGAGATCCGCGGCCTGGGGATCATCAACATCAAGGACCTGTACGGGGTCTCCTCCATCCGCGAGAAGAAGATCATCGACATGGTGCTGGAGCTCATGGAGTGGGACGCGAACCAGGAGTACGAGCGGCTGGGGATCGACGAGCCGGTGAAGACCATCCTGGGCGTGGACCTGCCGCACGTGAAGATACCGGTCCGCCCGGGGCGGAACCTGACCTCGATCATCGAGGTCGCGGCCAGGAACTTCCTTTTGAAGGGGATGGGATACCATTCCGCCCGGGAGTTCCACGAAAAGCTCCTGGCCCGCCTTGAGTTCCGTCCCCTGGGCAACGAGGTGGAATAG
- the hpf gene encoding ribosome hibernation-promoting factor, HPF/YfiA family has protein sequence MQITTTFRHMEPSEALKSYAEEKLDRVKKYIDEPIVVQVFLTVEKIRHMAEVTINAKGITIKAAEETNDMYASIDAVSDKIERQLRRFKERIKAHKPASDARERQVQKAIVQAQGIEEGTQAPVIIKTKSFTMKPMSVEEAVMQMELLHKDFLVYTESSTETINVVYRRKDGNYGLISPENP, from the coding sequence ATGCAGATAACCACGACTTTCAGGCACATGGAACCGAGCGAAGCACTTAAGAGCTACGCAGAGGAGAAGCTGGACCGGGTTAAGAAATATATAGACGAGCCGATTGTCGTCCAGGTATTTTTGACCGTTGAGAAGATCCGCCACATGGCCGAGGTGACCATCAACGCCAAGGGGATCACCATCAAGGCCGCGGAAGAGACCAACGACATGTACGCCTCCATCGACGCCGTATCGGACAAGATCGAGCGTCAGCTGCGCCGCTTCAAGGAGCGCATCAAGGCCCACAAGCCGGCCTCCGACGCACGCGAGCGCCAGGTGCAGAAGGCGATCGTCCAGGCCCAGGGGATCGAGGAAGGGACCCAGGCCCCGGTCATCATCAAGACCAAGAGCTTCACCATGAAACCGATGTCCGTCGAAGAGGCGGTGATGCAGATGGAACTTCTGCACAAGGACTTCCTGGTCTACACCGAGTCCTCCACCGAGACCATCAACGTGGTGTACCGCAGGAAGGACGGCAACTACGGCCTGATCTCCCCGGAGAACCCGTAA
- the rpoN gene encoding RNA polymerase factor sigma-54: MAIEMRQQMKMSQQLVMTPQLQQAIKLLQLSRLELQDVVRQELEENPILDEVIEQEEIREPEQLELREKEAEPESSASDFQEVRAGEETREADWDSYIDGYNYSSGEQYYDDEDRPSFENLLTKKSTLFDHLLWQLSLTRLTDREMAVGAEIIGNIDEDGYLRASMEDIASACVQASPFSEEVLEWSGLSADAPEEQLTEAADGFAASVLSPLVEGVLKRIQEFDPVGVGARDLRECLLIQVASLGMSGSLVEALLRDHLKDLESHKYKQAAKVLGVDVNDILAATRIIAELDPKPGRVFGSDDVQYISADIFVHKVGDEYVVMLNDEGMPNLRINPIYAPDTKSTRQVDKVAEDYIGEKMRSAIWLIKSIQQRQRTIFKVAKSIVKFQRDFLDRGIEHLRPLVLRDIAEDIGMHESTISRVTTNKYMQTPQGLFELKYFFNSGISTGEGDFIASESVKSKIKELVDNEDPKRPYSDQRLAELLSDHNIVIARRTVTKYREMLRIGSSSERKKHF, translated from the coding sequence ATGGCAATTGAGATGCGCCAGCAGATGAAAATGAGTCAGCAACTGGTGATGACCCCCCAGTTGCAGCAGGCCATCAAGCTGCTTCAGCTCTCCCGGCTGGAGCTGCAGGACGTAGTGCGGCAGGAACTCGAGGAAAACCCCATCCTGGACGAGGTGATCGAACAGGAGGAGATCCGCGAGCCCGAGCAGCTCGAACTGCGCGAGAAGGAGGCGGAGCCGGAAAGTTCCGCCAGCGACTTCCAGGAAGTCCGTGCCGGCGAAGAGACCCGCGAAGCCGACTGGGACTCCTACATCGACGGCTACAACTACAGTTCCGGCGAGCAGTACTACGACGACGAGGACCGTCCCTCCTTTGAAAACCTCCTCACCAAGAAATCCACCCTGTTCGACCACCTGCTCTGGCAGTTGAGCCTGACCCGTCTCACCGACCGGGAGATGGCGGTCGGGGCCGAGATCATCGGCAATATCGACGAGGACGGCTACCTGCGTGCCAGCATGGAGGACATCGCCTCGGCCTGCGTCCAGGCGAGCCCCTTCAGCGAAGAGGTCCTGGAGTGGTCCGGCCTTTCCGCCGACGCACCCGAGGAGCAGTTGACCGAAGCGGCCGACGGCTTCGCCGCAAGCGTGCTGTCCCCGCTGGTCGAGGGGGTTCTGAAGCGGATCCAGGAGTTCGACCCGGTAGGCGTGGGCGCGCGCGACCTGCGCGAGTGCCTGCTGATCCAGGTGGCGAGCCTGGGGATGTCCGGGAGCCTGGTCGAGGCGCTTTTGCGCGACCACCTGAAGGACCTGGAGAGCCACAAGTACAAGCAGGCGGCCAAGGTGCTCGGCGTGGACGTGAACGACATCCTGGCGGCGACCCGGATCATCGCCGAGCTCGATCCCAAGCCGGGGCGGGTCTTTGGCAGCGACGACGTGCAGTACATCTCCGCCGACATCTTCGTGCACAAGGTGGGGGACGAGTACGTGGTGATGTTGAACGACGAGGGAATGCCCAACCTCAGGATCAACCCGATCTACGCCCCCGATACCAAGAGCACCCGCCAGGTGGACAAGGTGGCCGAGGACTACATCGGCGAGAAGATGCGCTCCGCCATCTGGCTCATCAAGAGCATCCAGCAGCGCCAGCGCACCATCTTCAAGGTGGCGAAAAGCATCGTGAAGTTCCAGCGCGACTTCCTGGACCGCGGCATCGAGCACCTGCGCCCGCTGGTGTTGCGCGACATCGCCGAGGACATCGGCATGCACGAGTCCACCATCAGCCGCGTCACCACCAACAAGTACATGCAGACCCCCCAGGGGCTCTTCGAGCTGAAGTACTTCTTCAACTCGGGCATCTCCACCGGCGAGGGGGATTTCATCGCTTCCGAGAGCGTCAAGAGCAAGATCAAGGAGCTGGTCGACAACGAGGACCCCAAGCGCCCCTACTCGGACCAGCGCCTGGCGGAGCTCCTGTCCGACCACAACATCGTGATCGCCCGGCGCACCGTCACCAAGTACCGCGAGATGCTCCGCATCGGCTCGTCCTCGGAGCGCAAGAAGCATTTCTAA
- the lptB gene encoding LPS export ABC transporter ATP-binding protein, with the protein MSVPNRSTLYTKGLQKGFNKRMVVKGVDLEISSGEVIGLLGPNGAGKTTTFYMVVGLTRPDQGQVFLDGEPITGLPMYQRARRGISYLPQEPSVFRRLTVKDNLLAVLETMELEPVRRRERVEELLAEFRIEHIAGSRGYALSGGERRRVEIARALATDPSFILLDEPFAGIDPIAVIDIQNIITALKGKGLGVLISDHNVRETLGVCDKAYIMNAGEVLEFGDPVQISQSKKAREIYLGDKFRL; encoded by the coding sequence ATGTCGGTGCCAAACCGTAGCACCCTCTACACCAAGGGGCTTCAGAAGGGTTTCAACAAGCGCATGGTGGTGAAGGGGGTGGACCTCGAGATCTCCTCGGGAGAGGTGATCGGGCTCCTGGGCCCCAACGGCGCCGGCAAGACCACCACCTTCTACATGGTGGTGGGGCTGACCCGTCCCGACCAGGGGCAGGTCTTCCTGGACGGCGAACCGATCACGGGACTTCCCATGTACCAGAGGGCGCGCCGGGGCATCAGCTACCTGCCGCAGGAGCCGTCGGTGTTCCGGCGTCTCACCGTGAAGGACAACCTCCTCGCCGTGCTGGAAACCATGGAGCTCGAGCCGGTGCGGCGCCGGGAGCGGGTGGAGGAACTGCTGGCTGAGTTCCGCATCGAGCACATCGCCGGCAGCCGCGGTTACGCGCTTTCCGGCGGGGAACGGCGCCGGGTCGAGATCGCCCGGGCGCTGGCCACCGATCCCAGCTTCATACTGCTCGACGAGCCCTTCGCCGGCATCGACCCCATCGCGGTGATCGATATCCAGAACATCATCACGGCGCTGAAGGGGAAGGGGCTCGGGGTGCTGATCTCGGACCACAACGTGCGCGAGACCCTGGGCGTGTGCGACAAGGCGTACATCATGAACGCCGGCGAGGTCCTCGAATTCGGCGACCCGGTCCAGATTTCCCAGAGCAAGAAGGCCCGGGAAATCTATCTGGGGGACAAGTTCAGGCTGTAA
- the lptA gene encoding lipopolysaccharide transport periplasmic protein LptA — MRRIVSCLALLLALATAGYAAQGGNNKEPLKIKSDTLNTDNEKKTATFEGKVVARQGDMTLYTDRLVVTYSGPNNEVSQVEAFGNVRIVQEERQATGAHGIYDPKQARIILDGNPKVVSGEDVVTGRIITYYVNEQKSVVTSGPKERVEAVIHPGGKNVGAKP; from the coding sequence ATGCGCCGTATCGTCTCCTGTCTCGCGCTGCTGCTTGCCTTGGCCACTGCGGGCTACGCCGCGCAGGGCGGCAACAACAAAGAGCCTTTAAAGATAAAGTCGGACACGCTCAATACCGATAACGAGAAGAAGACCGCGACCTTCGAGGGGAAGGTGGTCGCCCGTCAGGGAGACATGACCCTGTACACGGACCGCCTGGTGGTCACCTACAGCGGCCCCAACAACGAGGTGTCGCAGGTCGAGGCGTTCGGCAACGTGCGCATCGTACAGGAAGAGCGCCAGGCTACCGGCGCCCACGGGATCTACGATCCCAAGCAGGCGCGCATCATCCTGGACGGCAACCCCAAGGTGGTTTCGGGCGAGGACGTGGTGACCGGCAGGATCATCACCTACTACGTCAACGAGCAGAAGAGCGTGGTTACCAGCGGCCCCAAGGAGCGGGTGGAAGCGGTCATCCATCCGGGAGGGAAGAATGTCGGTGCCAAACCGTAG
- the lptC gene encoding LPS export ABC transporter periplasmic protein LptC codes for MHNFNNFKRFLGVLAVVASLLVIATIVFRMQQEVAPKLSVRKLPLQVDVSLHKFHYTETKQGIKRWELTADRADYNKQADISYLSGVQMVVHGAGGLGELLITADRGEYNNGTRDIALIGNVRGKSNKGYGFSAPRVNYVAARSMLQTSERARLTDIGSELEGTGMEYYTQTRKFRLLKDVSAVYRQGGK; via the coding sequence ATGCATAACTTCAATAATTTCAAGCGATTCCTCGGCGTCCTGGCAGTAGTAGCCTCCCTGTTAGTGATTGCCACCATAGTCTTCCGTATGCAGCAGGAAGTGGCCCCGAAACTGTCGGTGCGCAAGCTTCCTCTCCAGGTGGATGTTTCCCTGCACAAGTTCCATTACACGGAAACCAAACAGGGGATCAAGCGTTGGGAGTTGACGGCCGATCGTGCCGACTATAACAAGCAGGCCGACATCTCCTACCTCTCCGGCGTGCAGATGGTGGTGCACGGGGCCGGTGGGCTCGGCGAACTGCTGATCACGGCGGACCGGGGTGAATATAATAACGGGACCCGGGACATCGCCCTCATCGGCAACGTGCGGGGGAAAAGCAATAAGGGGTACGGTTTCTCGGCTCCTCGCGTCAACTACGTCGCGGCGCGCAGCATGCTGCAGACCTCGGAGCGGGCCAGATTGACGGACATCGGAAGCGAACTGGAAGGGACAGGTATGGAGTACTACACGCAGACTCGGAAGTTCAGGTTGTTGAAGGACGTAAGCGCCGTGTACCGGCAGGGGGGAAAGTGA
- the fcl gene encoding GDP-L-fucose synthase yields MENDAKIFVAGHRGLVGSALVRELERRGYNNLVLRKSSELDLRDQAATRAFFESERPEYVFLAAAKVGGIVANNSFPADFIYDNLMIQNNVLHSSYLAGVKKLLLLGSTCIYPRLAPQPIKEEALLTGPLEPTNEPYAIAKIAGIKMCQSYNRQYGTRFICAMPTNLYGPNDNFDLTTSHVLPALIRRFHEAKVAGATTVTIWGTGTPYREFVHVDDVAGASLFLMQQYEGGDPVNVGSGQELTIADLAHRIAAVVGFVGEILYDKSKPDGTPRKLCDVSRIHELGWRHKIELDQGLADTYAWYLANRC; encoded by the coding sequence ATGGAAAATGACGCCAAGATCTTCGTAGCCGGACACCGCGGCCTGGTCGGCTCCGCCCTGGTGCGGGAGCTGGAGCGCCGGGGGTACAACAACCTGGTCCTGCGCAAGAGCTCCGAGCTCGACCTGCGTGACCAGGCGGCGACGCGAGCCTTTTTCGAGTCGGAGCGTCCGGAGTACGTGTTCCTGGCGGCGGCCAAGGTGGGCGGCATCGTCGCCAACAACAGCTTCCCCGCCGACTTCATCTACGACAACCTGATGATCCAGAACAACGTGCTGCACTCAAGCTACCTGGCCGGGGTCAAGAAACTGCTGCTGTTGGGCTCCACCTGCATCTATCCCAGGCTCGCCCCGCAGCCGATCAAGGAGGAGGCCCTGCTCACCGGGCCGCTCGAGCCGACCAACGAGCCCTACGCCATCGCCAAGATCGCCGGCATCAAGATGTGCCAGTCCTACAATCGCCAGTACGGGACCCGGTTCATCTGCGCCATGCCCACCAATCTCTACGGCCCCAACGACAACTTCGACCTCACCACCTCCCATGTGCTCCCCGCCCTCATCCGCAGGTTCCACGAGGCCAAGGTGGCCGGGGCGACGACCGTCACCATCTGGGGGACCGGCACCCCCTACCGCGAGTTCGTCCACGTTGACGACGTCGCCGGCGCCTCCTTGTTCCTGATGCAGCAGTACGAGGGGGGGGACCCGGTGAACGTCGGCAGCGGCCAAGAGCTCACCATCGCCGACTTGGCCCACAGGATCGCCGCGGTGGTCGGATTTGTCGGCGAGATCCTCTACGACAAATCCAAGCCCGACGGCACCCCCAGAAAGCTCTGCGATGTGAGTCGCATTCACGAGCTGGGGTGGCGGCATAAAATCGAGCTCGACCAGGGGCTCGCCGACACCTACGCCTGGTACCTCGCCAACCGCTGCTGA
- the gmd gene encoding GDP-mannose 4,6-dehydratase, whose amino-acid sequence MKKAFITGITGQDGSYLAELLLSKGYEVHGMIRRSSSFNTGRIDHIYRDPHEADTRLFLHYGDLNDASSINRLLREIHPHEIYNLGAQSHVRVSFDVPEYTGEVDALGAVRLLEGIQEAGITTRFYQASSSELYGKVLETPQRETTPFYPRSPYACAKAYAFYITVNYRESYNMFACNGILFNHESPRRGETFVTRKITRAAARMKLGLQDRLYLGNLEAKRDWGFAGDYVEAMWRMLQADRPDDYVVATGETHSVREFAEQVFGSLGMELAWKGEGEREQGVDVKTGKVLIEIDPRYFRPAEVDLLLGDATKARRELGWEPKTSFRQLVKMMTDSDLAIAERELRADGK is encoded by the coding sequence ATGAAGAAGGCATTTATCACCGGAATCACCGGTCAGGATGGTTCCTACCTCGCCGAACTTCTGCTTTCCAAGGGGTACGAGGTGCACGGCATGATCCGCCGCTCCTCCTCCTTCAATACCGGCCGCATCGATCACATCTACCGTGACCCCCACGAAGCGGACACGCGGCTGTTCCTCCATTACGGCGACCTCAACGATGCCAGCTCGATCAACCGCCTGCTGCGCGAGATCCATCCCCACGAGATCTACAACCTGGGTGCCCAGAGCCACGTGCGCGTCTCCTTCGACGTTCCGGAGTACACCGGCGAGGTGGATGCCCTCGGGGCGGTGCGCCTCCTGGAGGGGATCCAGGAAGCGGGGATCACGACCCGCTTCTACCAGGCCTCCTCTTCCGAGCTCTACGGCAAGGTGCTGGAGACGCCGCAGAGGGAGACCACTCCCTTCTACCCGCGCTCCCCCTACGCCTGCGCCAAGGCCTACGCCTTCTACATCACGGTGAACTACCGTGAAAGCTACAACATGTTCGCCTGCAACGGCATCCTGTTCAACCACGAGTCCCCGCGCCGCGGCGAGACCTTCGTGACCAGGAAGATCACCCGGGCGGCCGCACGCATGAAGCTCGGGCTGCAGGACCGGCTCTACCTGGGCAACCTGGAGGCGAAGAGGGACTGGGGCTTCGCGGGCGACTACGTCGAGGCGATGTGGCGCATGCTCCAGGCGGACCGCCCCGACGACTACGTGGTGGCCACCGGCGAGACCCACAGCGTCAGGGAATTCGCCGAGCAGGTCTTCGGCAGTCTCGGCATGGAGCTCGCGTGGAAGGGGGAGGGGGAACGGGAGCAGGGGGTCGACGTCAAGACCGGCAAGGTGCTGATCGAGATCGACCCGCGCTACTTCCGCCCGGCCGAGGTCGACCTGCTTTTGGGGGACGCCACCAAGGCCAGGCGCGAGCTCGGCTGGGAGCCGAAGACGAGCTTTAGGCAGCTGGTCAAGATGATGACCGACTCCGACCTCGCCATCGCGGAACGGGAGCTCAGAGCCGATGGAAAATGA